The DNA region GGCCGGCGGCGCACCGCCCGGGCCGTCCAGCAGCCGTCGGATGTACCCTGCACGTTTCTGCCCCTGGTCCGCACAGCCGATCTGCCCAGCGCGGCAGCACGGCCCATCCGCACAGCCGAGAGGTCAGCACCGTTGAACACCGGCAGCTACTACGAGCCCATCGACGCGCACCGCTACAAGCCCACCCTCCACGCCGGTGGCGCCTGGAGCGCGGACGAACAGCACTTCAGCCCGCTCGGGGGCCTCATCGTCCACGCCGTCGAGCGCCATCTGGCCGACCGCCCGGGCAACGGCCTCCTGCTGTCCCGGATCAGCTTCGACATCCTCGGGCGCCCCGCCCTCGACGAGTGCGAGATCCGCGTCGAGACCGTCCGGCCGGGCCGCACCATCGAACTCGTCGAAGCCGTCGCGCTCATCGGCGGCCGCTCCGTCGTCCGGGCCAGGGCCTGGCTGCTCGCGCCCGTCGACACCACCGCCGTCGAGGGCGGCGCCGCCGACCGGCTCCCGCCTCCTGACGCGCTCACGTCCTGGGAGATGGGCTCCGTGTGGCCCGGCGGATACATCGCCTCCGTGGACGTCCGCCCCCTCGCGCCCCCGCAGCCGGGGCGCACCACCGCCTGGGTCTCCACCGCCCTCGACCTCGTCGCCGGACAGACCGTCAGCCCGCTCGCGTCCTACCTCGCGCTCGTCGACACCGCCAACGGCATCGCCGTACGCCGGCCGCCCACCGCCTGGATGTACCCCAACGTCGACCTGACCGTGCACCTTCACCGCCAACCGAAGGGCCGCTGGACCGGCCTGGACACCACCGTCACCTTCGGCCCCACCGGCCAGGGCATCACCAGCACCGTCCTGCACGACCTCGACGGCCCGGTCGGCACCGCGCAGCAGATGCTCACCGTCCGCCCCCTGTAGGGCTGTTCAGGAGCGGGGGACCGGCTCCTCCGGTGGACCGAGAGCGATGTCAGAGCCCGCTGGTAGCGTGCCGCGTCCGAGCCGAGGATCTTGGGAAAGGGCGAAAGCCGTGCGGGACGTGACATGCCACGAGGTGGGGGAAGACCACCTCTCCCGGGCTCTGGACGACATCACCGGGCGCACCTGGGAGCGGTGGCGCTGGATGCGGTACGACGATCCGTCGCCGAGGAAGATGCGCGGGACGGGGGACGAACTCCTCGATCACGTCGCGGCCCGCACCGTGGCGGGCGGCGCGCTCGACGAGACCGCGGCAACGGCGCTGCGGACCGCCGCGGAATGCTTTCTCGGGGAGCTGAGCGTCGGCTGCTTCCCCGGCGGCGACCAGGAGGTCCTGCTCCCGCTCATCGAGGAACGGCTCAGCAGTGACGACATCGGGTTCGCCGACGTCGTCGCGTACGGCAGCGGGACCGGAGAGGGCCCCTCGGCCCGGACGTGGCTCGACGCCTTCGCCGTGTGCGTGGTCAGCGGCCTCGTGTGGGACTGGCAGCGGGTGACCGGGCTGCTGCTGAGAAGCGACTACGCGCCCGCGATCCGCGACGGGGTGCCGTACTCGACGCTGCCCTCGAGGTCGGATCCGGCGGACCTCGCCGCGATGGACGCGCTGTGCTGCTACCTGAGCGAGGCGAAGGGACACCTCCCGCGCGACTGGCCCACCGTGCCGCTGTGCAAGCCGGACGCCGACGAGCGCGCCGAGGCCGCCCGGCAGCTGGACGGAGCCGGGGCTCTCCCACCGGACCACCGGCTCCTGCGCGTCCTCATCGACGACGACCAGGACGCCTTCGAACAGGCCCTGGAGGCCCGGCTCGTCGAGCACAGGGACAGCGTCGGCGCCGACCCCGCCCCCAGGACCCTGCTGCCGCTCGGCCCTCTGGTCCTCGCCGCCCTCGCGGTCCAGACGCACGGGTGGGAGCTGCGGGTGCGCTCCGGATATCTGCCGGGCGACCTGGTGGGTTCCCCGGGCGCGCTGCGGCAGGCGGCCGACTCCGCTGCGAACGGCCTGGGGAAGTGGGCCGCGAAGTAGCCGCTGCGGGTGCGCGGGCGGACGCCCCGCGCGCCCGCGGTGCCCGCGCGTTCTTACCTGGTTCTGTCATTGCTCTGCCGTCCCTCTGAAGTGGCCCCGCCACTGTGGTGCCCACAGGAGAGGAGCAACGATGACCTACAAGAACACGGTGCGGCGGACGGTGCTGGCAGTGAGCATGCTGGCCCTCCTCACCTCGGCGACACCCGCGGCGGCGGCCGCGCCGACCGAGCGGAGCGGCAACCCCACGTGGTGCCCCACCGTGGACGACCACCGGGTGGACTGCGGGTCGGTGACCCGCCCCCTCGTGGCCGGGAAGCCGAAGCTCGGCACGATCGACGTGAGCTACGCGGTCGTACGGCACCGGGGTCCCGGCGCCGCCAAGGGGACCGTGGCCGTGAACCCGGGCGGCCCCGGAGAGGTCGCCGTCGACCGGGCCGCCGAGTTCGCGACGGGCCTTCGCACCGTGCTCGCGGACCACGACGTCCTGCTCGTCGACCCGCGGGGCACCGGCAGGTCCGAGCGGATGCCCTGCGGGGTGAGCGACGTCGAGTACCGCTTCGGCTCGCGGCAGGAGCAGCGCGACGCCGTCGCCCGCTGCGCCCGCAACCTCGGCCCCAAGGCGGAGGGCTACACCACGGCGGCCACCGCCGACGACATCGACGCGATCCGGGCCCGCCTCGGCGCGCGGAAGCTCACCCTGTACGGGCTGTCCTACGGCACCTACCTGATGCCGGTGTACGCGAGCCGCCACCCCGAGCGCGTGCGGTCCGTCGTGCTGTCCGGGGCGTACCCGCTCGGGTTCGACCCGCTCGTGCGCCCCAGCGCGCAAGCCGTGTCGCTGGCCCTGCGCCGGATCTGCGACCGCTCCGTCCCGGCGGCCTGCGACGGCGACAAGGCCGTGCGGGACCTGCGCACCACGGCGGCGCGGCTGCGGCAGCGCCCGATGGACGTGCGTTTCGAGGCCGCGGGGGCCGAGCGCCGGCTGCGCTTCACCGAGGGCCAACTCGCCAACCTGCTCTTCGAGGCGGCCAGCAGGGGAGCGGGCGCCGTCCCGCGCGAGCCCTCGCTCCTCGGCCGCGTGCCGCACGCCCTGGACCGCTTCGTCCACGACGACCCCGCGCCGCTGCGGCGCCTCGTCAAGGAGGAGGCCTCGTCGGCCGGCAAGGAGGACCAGGCGCCGTACGTGGCGGTGGTCTGCAACGACTACCGCAAGGCGTGGTCCACGCGGGCGTCGAAGGCCGAGCGGTGGCGCCAGTACCGCGCGGCGCTCGCGGCCACCGAGCCCGGCGAGCACGGGGCGTTCAGCGCCAAGGGGTTCACCGAGGGCCCCACGGACGGCGGTGACGTGTGCATCGGCTGGCCCCGCAGGAACACCGCGAGCCCCCAGCCCACGCGCCCCGAGATGCCCGACGTACCGGTCCTGGTGATCTCCGGTGACCTCGACGCCAACACCCCCGACGCCAACGGCCGGGCCGCCGCACGCCAGTTCGCCCGCAGCGAGTTCCACTCGGTCCGCAACGTGGGCCACGTACCGGACCTCGAACAGAGCGGCTGCGTCACAGGAGTCACCGGCCGTTTCGTCCGGACCGGCACCCCCGGCGACACCTCCTGCCTGAAGAACCTCCCGCCGATCGCCGTCGCCCCCGTGCGCCACTGACCGGGCCACCGCCGTGACCACGTCCACCACCAGCGAAGATGTCCCCATGACGAACGCTGTCGAGTCCCACCGCACCGTGCTGGTCGTCGAGGACGACCCGGGGGTGCGCAGCACCCTGGAGCAACTCCTGCGATTCGAGGGCTACCACGTCCTCGTGGCGGCCGACGGGCTCGGCGCCCTGAGCGTGCTGGAGGAGCAGCGGCCGGACCTCGCGATGGTGGACGTGGTCATGCCGGGCCTCGACGGCCTCGAACTGTGCCGGATCCTGCGCAGGCGCGGCGAGCGCCTGCCCATCCTCGTGCTCACCGCCCGCCACCTGATCGGCGACCGCGTCGCGGGCCTGGACGCCGGGGCCGACGACTACCTGGCCAAGCCCTTCGCCACCGAGGAACTCCTGGCCCGCGTACGCGCCTTGCTGCGCCGCGCCGACCCGCCCGCCGACGCGGGCCTCCTGCGGGCCGCCGACCTCACCCTCGACCCCGCCGCCCGCCGTGCCGCGCGCGGCCCGCGGGACCTCGACCTCACCAAGACCGAGTTCGACGTACTGGAACTGCTCCTCAGGCACCAGGGGGCCGTCCTCACCCGCACCCGCATCTACGAGCGCATCTGGGGCTACGACCTCGACGCCTCCTCGCGCTCCCTCGACGTGTACATCGGCTACCTGCGCCGCAAGACCGAACAGGACGGCGGTGAGCGTCTGATCCACACCGTGCGCAACGTCGGCTACACCCTCAGGGTCGCGTGATGCTGCGCACCAAGATCACCGTCCTGGTGGTCGCGGCCGCCGCGCTCGCCATCGCCGTCACCGCCTTCGCCTCCTTCCGCAACGTCAGCGACGTCGTCGGCGACGAACTCGAACGCGGCCTGGAGGACCGCACCGACACGGTCCGCACCCTGCTCGCCGCGGACCGCACCCCGCCGGAGCGGGACGACATGATCGAGCAAGTCCTGTCCCCGAAGGGCGCCGTGCGGCCGCTGGCACCGGGGCGGACGGCGCTGCCCGTCTCCGCAGCCGACCGGCGCGTGGCCCGCACGGGCCAGGGCACGAGCCGCCAGGACGTGATGGTCTCCGGCACCGAGTACGGGATCCTCACCCGGCCCCTGCCCGACGGCGGCGCGGTCATGGTCGGCCAGAGCTACCGCGACGCCGTGCGCCTCGAACGCGACTTCCTGTGGCGCATCTGCCTCACCACGGCCGCCGCCACCGGACTCTCGGCCCTGCTCGGCTGGCTCGCCGTCGGCCGGATCCTGCGGCCGGTGCGCCGCCTGGTCCGCGCGACCCGGCGCATCACCAGCACCCAGGACCTCTCCACGTCCCTTCCGCCCGCGGGCAAGGACGAGATCGGCCAGCTCACCCTCAGCTTCGACACCATGCTGAGCGCCCTGCGCCGCTCCCGCTCCCAGCAGCAGGAGCTGGTCCACAACGCCAGCCACGAACTGCGCACGCCCCTCACCTCGGTGCGGGGCAGTGCCGAACTCCTGCAACGGGCCCAAGGCCGACTCGATCCCGAGGACGAACAGAAGATCCTCGCCACCCTGGTCACGGAGGCGGTCGCCCTCGACGACCTCGTCCGCGAACTGGTCGAACTGGCCACTGACCGCTACACCGAGGACGAGCCCACGAGCGTCGACCTGCCCACCCTCGCCGAGGACAGCGCGCGCCGCCACAGCCGACGCACCGGGCGGACCATCACCGTCACCACCACCAGTCCCACCCCGGTCCACGCCCGCACCCGCGCCCTCCAGCGCTGCGTCGACAACCTCCTGAACAACGCCGTCAAGTTCAGCCCTCCGGGCACCCCCATCACCCTCCACATCGACGGCTGCCGACTGTCCGTGCGCGACCGGGGCCCCGGCATCCCGCCCGAGGAGCGCACAGCCGTCTTCGACCGCTTCCACCGGGGTCCCGGCACCCAGGCCATACCCGGATCCGGGCTCGGTCTTGCGATCGTCCACGACCTCGTCGAGGCGGAGCACGGCACCGTCTTCGCCACCGAGGCAGCGGGCGGTGGCGCGGAGGTCGGCTTCCGGCTGCCGCCGCGGACCGGCGGTGAGGACGCCCCGCCACCGGGGTGCGCCACTTCGACCGGGACGCCGCGCCTCTGACATCCTGCCGTCGTGCGCGTACTGATCGTGACGGCAGGGAGCTGGGGCGACGTCGCCCCGTTCATCGGCCTCGGCGTGCGGCTGCGCGGCGCGGGCCACGACGTCGTCCTCGCCACGCACGAGCGCTTCGAGGAGGCGGTGACGGTCCAGGGCCTGGGCTTTCGGCCCCTGCCCGTCGACCCGCGCCAGGAGCTGGCCTCCCAGGTCGGCCAGGGCCTCGCCAAGGCGGCGAGCCCGCCCGCGGAGATGGCGCGGATCATGCGCATGGCGCGGGCGTTCATGCCCCGCCTCGCCGTGGGCGTCGCGGACGCCGTACGAGCGGGCGCCGACGTCGTCCTCAGCTCCACGGTCACCGACTCCCTGTGCGCGACACTCGGTGAGGCGCTGCGGGTGCCGAGCATGGGGGCCTACCTCCAGCCGATCCAGCCCACCCGCGCCTTCCCGCCGATGATCACCGGTGCCCGCTCGTTCGGATCCCTCGGCAACCGCCTGGCCGCCCTCGCGCTGTGGGCAGGCACGGACCGGATCTTCGCCCCGGCCGTCGGCGCGCTGCGGCGCGAACTCGGCCTGCCGCCACGGAGGTTCGGCGGCCCGCTGGGCCTGCCCCGCGGGCGCACCGTCCTGCACGGCTTCAGCCCGACGGTCGTGCCCCGCCCGGCGGACTGGCCCGCCGGACACGAGGTGTGCGGCTACTGGTGGCCGCAGCCCCCGCCCGA from Streptomyces flavofungini includes:
- a CDS encoding thioesterase family protein, whose translation is MNTGSYYEPIDAHRYKPTLHAGGAWSADEQHFSPLGGLIVHAVERHLADRPGNGLLLSRISFDILGRPALDECEIRVETVRPGRTIELVEAVALIGGRSVVRARAWLLAPVDTTAVEGGAADRLPPPDALTSWEMGSVWPGGYIASVDVRPLAPPQPGRTTAWVSTALDLVAGQTVSPLASYLALVDTANGIAVRRPPTAWMYPNVDLTVHLHRQPKGRWTGLDTTVTFGPTGQGITSTVLHDLDGPVGTAQQMLTVRPL
- a CDS encoding immunity 49 family protein, whose protein sequence is MRDVTCHEVGEDHLSRALDDITGRTWERWRWMRYDDPSPRKMRGTGDELLDHVAARTVAGGALDETAATALRTAAECFLGELSVGCFPGGDQEVLLPLIEERLSSDDIGFADVVAYGSGTGEGPSARTWLDAFAVCVVSGLVWDWQRVTGLLLRSDYAPAIRDGVPYSTLPSRSDPADLAAMDALCCYLSEAKGHLPRDWPTVPLCKPDADERAEAARQLDGAGALPPDHRLLRVLIDDDQDAFEQALEARLVEHRDSVGADPAPRTLLPLGPLVLAALAVQTHGWELRVRSGYLPGDLVGSPGALRQAADSAANGLGKWAAK
- a CDS encoding alpha/beta fold hydrolase, with product MTYKNTVRRTVLAVSMLALLTSATPAAAAAPTERSGNPTWCPTVDDHRVDCGSVTRPLVAGKPKLGTIDVSYAVVRHRGPGAAKGTVAVNPGGPGEVAVDRAAEFATGLRTVLADHDVLLVDPRGTGRSERMPCGVSDVEYRFGSRQEQRDAVARCARNLGPKAEGYTTAATADDIDAIRARLGARKLTLYGLSYGTYLMPVYASRHPERVRSVVLSGAYPLGFDPLVRPSAQAVSLALRRICDRSVPAACDGDKAVRDLRTTAARLRQRPMDVRFEAAGAERRLRFTEGQLANLLFEAASRGAGAVPREPSLLGRVPHALDRFVHDDPAPLRRLVKEEASSAGKEDQAPYVAVVCNDYRKAWSTRASKAERWRQYRAALAATEPGEHGAFSAKGFTEGPTDGGDVCIGWPRRNTASPQPTRPEMPDVPVLVISGDLDANTPDANGRAAARQFARSEFHSVRNVGHVPDLEQSGCVTGVTGRFVRTGTPGDTSCLKNLPPIAVAPVRH
- a CDS encoding response regulator transcription factor; this translates as MTNAVESHRTVLVVEDDPGVRSTLEQLLRFEGYHVLVAADGLGALSVLEEQRPDLAMVDVVMPGLDGLELCRILRRRGERLPILVLTARHLIGDRVAGLDAGADDYLAKPFATEELLARVRALLRRADPPADAGLLRAADLTLDPAARRAARGPRDLDLTKTEFDVLELLLRHQGAVLTRTRIYERIWGYDLDASSRSLDVYIGYLRRKTEQDGGERLIHTVRNVGYTLRVA
- a CDS encoding HAMP domain-containing sensor histidine kinase, which encodes MLRTKITVLVVAAAALAIAVTAFASFRNVSDVVGDELERGLEDRTDTVRTLLAADRTPPERDDMIEQVLSPKGAVRPLAPGRTALPVSAADRRVARTGQGTSRQDVMVSGTEYGILTRPLPDGGAVMVGQSYRDAVRLERDFLWRICLTTAAATGLSALLGWLAVGRILRPVRRLVRATRRITSTQDLSTSLPPAGKDEIGQLTLSFDTMLSALRRSRSQQQELVHNASHELRTPLTSVRGSAELLQRAQGRLDPEDEQKILATLVTEAVALDDLVRELVELATDRYTEDEPTSVDLPTLAEDSARRHSRRTGRTITVTTTSPTPVHARTRALQRCVDNLLNNAVKFSPPGTPITLHIDGCRLSVRDRGPGIPPEERTAVFDRFHRGPGTQAIPGSGLGLAIVHDLVEAEHGTVFATEAAGGGAEVGFRLPPRTGGEDAPPPGCATSTGTPRL
- a CDS encoding glycosyltransferase, producing MRVLIVTAGSWGDVAPFIGLGVRLRGAGHDVVLATHERFEEAVTVQGLGFRPLPVDPRQELASQVGQGLAKAASPPAEMARIMRMARAFMPRLAVGVADAVRAGADVVLSSTVTDSLCATLGEALRVPSMGAYLQPIQPTRAFPPMITGARSFGSLGNRLAALALWAGTDRIFAPAVGALRRELGLPPRRFGGPLGLPRGRTVLHGFSPTVVPRPADWPAGHEVCGYWWPQPPPDWRPDARLADFLDAGPPPVFAGFGSFVTTEAERLSGLLAEAMRLAKVRGVVQAGWSGLHAESDDLITVQDVPHAWLFPRTAAVVHHAGAGTTSAGLRAGTPAVPVPVQLDQHFWAARLHTLGVAPRPLSYRRLTARRLADALTAAVHDPGPRTRAGDLAGALAREDGGRRVVAALDRLS